CGTTTTTTTCAATCCAACTATTGGCCTCCTTCAATTGCTGCAATGCTCTGTTCAAATCCTTGGACAAATACTGCCACTTGATTTGCATCAGCTCTAGCTGTGTCGTTGTGATTTCCCCCATGAGCTCATGCTGAGGTTCGTCTGGTACACCAGGTTCACCACGTAAGCTGACAAAGCCAAGCACCGGTATCCGAAAGGGATGATTAAGAGATACTAATGGTGAGATGGCATTCGCTAATCCTGAATTCTGCATTAAAACGACCGATTTCTGTCCTCCCGTGTATGCTCCTGCTGCAATAGCCACCGCATCACCTTCATTAGCTGCTGCTATATATTCACAATCGTTAATCGCATAGTTAATGAGATATTTTAAGCTAGAGCAAGGAACCCCAGTAAAAAATTGATATCCTAGGCTTTTTAATTGTTCGCCAAACAATTCCGTTGAGATCATGATTCCCCAGCTCGTTTGACCTGTCCTGAAGGAAGATACTTCTGCTCAGCAGTTTGGAGCTCTTCAGCCCCTTGCAGTCTAAATATCTCATCTACACTCGCTACCTTGCCCTCGGCCTCAAGGAGATTTTGGGCATCGAAAATTTGCTTTGAAATGCTTTGCATCGCATTAAGGGACGCTCTTACATTGTGATTCGCCCAAATGGCAACACTGACCCCCAGGTCCTTAATTCGTTTGGTGGGTACGGAGTAATATTTTGTTGGTACAATCACTACTGGAACCGCACTATTCCACCCTTTCATAAAGGCTTCTATCTCCTCAAGATCCGCTCTTTTACTGTGTATGAGAACGGCGTCAGCACCCGATTGTCCGTATGCTTCAGCTCTTCGCAAAGCTTCTTCTAGCCCCCATCCTGTAATGAACGCCTCCACTCTGGCTACAACCATAAAGTCTTCATCGTTTTGAGTGTCCTTCATCGCTTTGATCTTGCCACAAAACTCCTCTATATCAGCAAGGGGCTGCGTATGCCCATTTATAAAAGAGTTTGTTTTGGGAAACTGCTTATCCTCGATACACACTCCTGCTATCTGACGTTGCTCTAGCTTCCTTACAAGCCGCCTAGCGTTATTGAAATTACCGTAGCCCGTATCCCCATCTAGTAAAATAGGAATGGACGTTACGTCGCTCATAAATTCCAACACATCCAGCACCTGTGTCCAGGAAGCTTCGTTATTGTCTCGTACACCCATTGCGGCAGATATAGCTAACCCACTAGCCCAAATGCCTTTAAATCCTGTCTCTTCCACTATCTTGGCTGATAATCCATTGTGTGCTTCCATTAAAAACTCTAGATTTTTTGTTTGAAAAAGCTGTTTAAGCTTTGACGTTTTTTTCACGAAAAAACCCCTTCCCACATAAAGCTTTATAGCCAATTTATGCAAGTGGAATGAGAAGAGAGTGGGCAAAGTGGTTGAAAATGTTATCTGGTTAGGTCGTATGGGCACATGGAGGTGTGGCGAAATATGGGGTAAGGCGCGAGTGAGGCACGGTAGCGCATTGAGGCATGGTGAGACGGGGCAGCTGGATGTACGGCAGATGAGACACAGGGTAGCAGGAATCGTGGGCGGATGCGCGTGAGGCATGGGGCAAGTGGAGGCTTAGACTCGGGAACTGAGGAGCGGGAACTGTAGGGTTTGGATCGATTGAGTCGATGAGATGCTGGAAGCGCAGGGAGAGAAGCGATTTACTGGCGAATGCGCAAAGGGGTATCTAACGGACATTTTTGCACCTTACAGAGTAAAATAGGTCACCTGTATTTTCTAATGGACATATGAGACCCTTAGAAGGAAAATTCAGAGATAAACACAACAATTTGTAGCCTAAGGTGCAATTTTGACCGTTAGAAGAGAGAACTGGCACTTTTCCTGCTCTAAGAGTCATTTTTGTCCGTTAGAGCGCGAGCTGTACGATCAGCAAGCTGATATGAGCGGTACCTTTGTTTATGATCTACGACTACAAATACCTCCATGACAACAAGCTGTTTCAATGTACGTCTAGCCTGTCTAACGGATCGCTGCAAATGTTCAGCAAGCTCCTCCGCAGTAAAAGGTCTTAATAATCTGCGGGCATATCTAATTGACTCTGCCTCTGCCCAGCCAATATTAGCTGTAACGGACATTGAAACAAATTTGCCGATGAAAGAAAGTACCAGTTGCCTACACAACTCAGGTTCTTCCTTAATTGACAAATAAGCTATGGGGAGAAACAACCAATCATCAAGACTTAGCAAAGCCTGTTTCATACATAAATCTTTAAATCGCCATGCTTCTATATCTCTTGCATGTGAACGGTAGCCATGAATTTCTATGCAACCTTTCGCCCCATTTGGCATATAGGCAAGATCAATATATCGATAGCGACTGTTAAGGTCTCGCATCTCCCACTCAGGATATAAATGGTCCAAGTTTCCAACGGTAGGCAGCCAAATGGTTCTCAGGAAATCCTTAGTTGCGTGTCCCAAGCCCTTTTTGAGAAGCTCCCGTCTCCTCGGATTTGTTTCAACAGCGATATGTTTTTCAAGCCATGCTTCAAGATTAGAATCGTTAATAATCACTATTACACCCACTTTCTAAGAAATAATTAAGGTAAACTTACTTTAGGTAAAGGATACTATCTCATGATTTTGCTTTGCTTGGTAAAAAGAAGGGGACTCTCAGGAAAGACAAGATGCTTTGCTTGGTAAAAAATGAAGGTTACTCTCTGCTATGTAGATAGATAAGACGCTTTTTACTAATAAAAAGAAAGGGGAAATCTATGAAGAAAAAGAGAAACTATTATACTAAACAGGGGAAAGATATACTCTGTAAAGAAGAAAGGTAGAGTACTGGGGGATACTCTGATTTAAGAAATTTTTAGGTGGTTGTAGGTAGTTTAGGTAATAAGATTATATCACAAAAACATTAAAACAGAGCTTTAGAAATACCACACTGTTTATAACGGAAACTCCATTAAAAATTTTTCGTATTAGTTCTTACGCTCTTATAAAACAAGCTGATTTTTTTAGGATTAATTTATTTCTATTCGTTATGAAAAAATCACCCTGTACAAGTCGGTATACATAAGTCGGTTGAACAAGGGGGTTAATTGATTTTATCCATTTAACTTACGGTTTCCATATGACTCTCTGTAGACACACAATATACCACACTATAAGACACACTAAAAGGAGGAACAATATGCAAGACTTTTTGATCCAATACCAATGGGAGTTATTTATAGGGGCTGAGGTGTTATCTTTTTTATGCCTTGCCACCTTTCTGCTATTTCGCTATGCGTTAGAACGTCAAAAGTTGGGCTCTATCTTTCTACTCCTCTTTTTTGCCATTACCTTAGGAGAAGCAGCTTTGGCTTGGTTTGTTTATCAACAAACTGGAGTGATTGAATCCTTTCAGATTATTGTTTTTATCTTTATCCTATATGCCTGTACGTTTGGAATTGGGGATTTTAAAAAGCTAGATCGGTACATAAAGAAGAAGGTTGGAAAGTGGAAAGGAAAGAACTTACTCACTGAAAAAGACATGTCGATCATTAAAGCTGAAAAGGATCCTGGAGTGATTGCTAAAAAATATAGATTTAGCTGGTATCTACACGCTCTTGTTTTTTTCGTTGCCCACGCTATTTTTTGGATTCTCTACGGGACAGATGGCGCGTCTCCTCTTGACTATGTTACAGATTGGTCCTGGTTTGGTGAAGAGGAGCTTAGCCATGCACCTTTTCAGCATGAGACAATTATGCAAGTCAGTCGTATATGGATGATCATCTTTATCATAGATACCATCTGGTCTTGGTCTTATACGATCTTTCCCGAGAAAAAGAAGAAGGAAGAGTCAGTATAATCATCTAAATACCGTCAGCCTAATAGCATGAGTAAGCTAAAAGGTTGATAAATCACAAAAAAATCCTTATCCCATTCTCTTAAGCTACTAAAGTATCTAAGAGAAGGATAAGGATTTTGCAGTATGTCATCCTTCATTACATGGACGCTTCAGATGCCGATGCTGACTCTGATGAAGAGGAGCTCTGGTTGGAGGAAATACTGGAGCTTGAGCTTGAGGAAGCGTTTGAATCGGAAGAAGCACTAGAGCTAGAACTGGAGGAAGATGTTTTATATTGTTTAACAGCCTGCTTAGAAATAACAGCCACATCGCCTTGTTCATTCTCTCCTACATATTCAGCGCCTGACTCTGCTACTCTCTCAGTTACTAATTCTGGGGTGCTAGCTACCGCTTCTCTAGCTTTCTCATTAATCCGTTCCTGGAGCTTCTCAAGCTCTTCTAATTGAGCTTTTGTACCTTCAGAATCCATCTCCTCCTTTAGGTTTTGGAACATCAGCTTTTTCTCTTCAGCTGAAGCATCGCTGAACGCAATTTGAATTGCCTTTTCTAGAAATTTATTTTGACTTAAACCTTGTAAACCGTATCCTTTTAGTTTCCCTGTTGCTTGCAGCGACATAGGGGTAGAAGGTGCTCCAGAGATTCTCATACTAATCTTCCTTTCTATAAGTGTAATAGATATGCCTACGTTAGTGACAAATATAATAGCTTACGCATTTCTTTATCTATCTTCGAACCTCTCTTAGGTGCTTATACACTTAGGGTACTCTGCTTACATCTATTAGAAGGATTGCTTCTCAATTTATTTTTCTTCTCTATTTTTATATCGACTGATCTCCATTCAAATTAAAGTTTATAAGTAACTGTATTTTTGAGAAATAGACTGGTATTCTTCGAAACGAATGAGATCATGATTCAATATCTGCTCAAAAAAAAGCACTTCTGTCACAAACTTTCGTGAAAGAAATGCTGAAAAATTTATAAATACTTCTTATTCATGCTTCTCACAATCATTCCATGTGAAATTCATTACTGTGGATAATCATTACTGTGAAAAATCATTGGTACAGTAAATTGTATAACCTTTATGCGGATTTGCACTGGCTAAAGGCATACTGAGTGACTGTACAAGAACAATGAGTAGGGCTGTGAGTAGGGCTACTTTTACTTTTTTCATAAGCTCATCCTCCTTTATATGAAAATATCTCTAGTAAAACCTTTTCCTCGCCTAGCTTCTCAAGCTCTTGAAGGGGTAATTGTAAATGAAATGCATTTTCAACAGATTTAAATCCTTTCACAGAATGATAGAAAAATAGCTTGTCCTGCTCTACTAACCCTTTATAGTAATAATAAAAGGGCTTGTCCCATTCTGAAAAAATGTCCTCCTTTAATTCATTTAACAGCTTTTTTGCCCCATCTAAGTCTCCGCGTTGCAGTAAATAGTAAGCATAGTTCGCTTGAGTTATAGGGTCCTCCGATAATTCTAAGGTAAACTCCCGATCAATTCTCCAATAGGATTCAATAAAGGATAATGTCCGTTCACTCGTTCTAGCGTATTCCTCTTTCCCCGTTTGCAAATACATGAGCTTAGCCCGATCAAGATGTTCCTTGGCTTTCTCATAGTCTTCAAAAAGGTAGGATTGTCCCAGATTATCATAGGCTATCGCTTTAACATGGGGAATCACATCCTGCTCAATCACCTTCATACTATACTCTCTAGCCTTATCTACCTCGTTTTGATAAAGATAGACAACGTTCATCAGCATGCCCAGCCTAATGTTTAAGCAGTCTCTCATGAACAAGCTTTTAATGCTATTGATTTGTTGTTCTAACCCATCTAGTAATTCAAAGGTTAGGTTTTGCTTGTTCATTTCATAATAGATGTACGCCGTAATAAACGTATGAAGGATCTGTACTTCTACCGTATTTGGAAAGTACTTTTTCAACGCATGCAGGAGCTCATCCTTATTTAGCTCACCCTTAACACGCATGAGCTCTAAATCATAAATTTTGGCCCATTCTCTATCTGTAGGATTAGAGGAGTCATATAGATTTTGCACAAGTCCTTCGGTAATATCCCATAGTCGATAAATCATACAGTATTCCATACAAAACCTAGCGTTCATGCTTTTTTGAGTTGGAGCATACTCAGCCATATACTCTTTTTCTTTATCTGGAAACAGCTCCTTAATTAGCTTTAAAACGGTCTCAAATTTCAATTCATCACGATCGTTAAGGAACCTCGATATTGTTGATTCACTAACCCCAACAATCTGAGCTAGCTTCTTTTGCCCCATTTGTTTGTTGTCTAAATGGTTAAGAATATGTACCTTTAACATCTTCTTCCCCCTACTAATCCAAATAAAATAAAACAATAATCATTAAATTCTGCTGAATCTCGCCAAATCCTGTAGGTCAATTTTCAATTTTTGCTAAAATTATTCAAGGAATATTCTGATAATAGGTGTAATTACAATTTATAACACCATTCAACTTTGGTCAAGTTAAAATTTAAAATTTGCGTATTTTATCTTCATTAATTTTACCATACTCGACAAAATGACAAAGAAAAAGTCCCGTTTCTACAGATCATAGAAACCAAATAAGGCTTGGCTTATGATCCATAAAAACGGGACACCCTGAGAAAACTTACTTACAATGAATTACAAATGAATAGAGACATACTTCGTTTCTAAAAAGGCTTCGATCCCTTGACGTCCACCTTCTCTTCCTATACCACTTTCCTTCCAGCCTCCGAATGGAGCCTGTGCAGCGGCGGGTAAGCC
This genomic stretch from Bacillus horti harbors:
- a CDS encoding transcriptional regulator; the encoded protein is MIINDSNLEAWLEKHIAVETNPRRRELLKKGLGHATKDFLRTIWLPTVGNLDHLYPEWEMRDLNSRYRYIDLAYMPNGAKGCIEIHGYRSHARDIEAWRFKDLCMKQALLSLDDWLFLPIAYLSIKEEPELCRQLVLSFIGKFVSMSVTANIGWAEAESIRYARRLLRPFTAEELAEHLQRSVRQARRTLKQLVVMEVFVVVDHKQRYRSYQLADRTARALTDKNDS
- a CDS encoding AimR family lysis-lysogeny pheromone receptor, which codes for MLKVHILNHLDNKQMGQKKLAQIVGVSESTISRFLNDRDELKFETVLKLIKELFPDKEKEYMAEYAPTQKSMNARFCMEYCMIYRLWDITEGLVQNLYDSSNPTDREWAKIYDLELMRVKGELNKDELLHALKKYFPNTVEVQILHTFITAYIYYEMNKQNLTFELLDGLEQQINSIKSLFMRDCLNIRLGMLMNVVYLYQNEVDKAREYSMKVIEQDVIPHVKAIAYDNLGQSYLFEDYEKAKEHLDRAKLMYLQTGKEEYARTSERTLSFIESYWRIDREFTLELSEDPITQANYAYYLLQRGDLDGAKKLLNELKEDIFSEWDKPFYYYYKGLVEQDKLFFYHSVKGFKSVENAFHLQLPLQELEKLGEEKVLLEIFSYKGG
- the aepX gene encoding phosphoenolpyruvate mutase, which produces MKKTSKLKQLFQTKNLEFLMEAHNGLSAKIVEETGFKGIWASGLAISAAMGVRDNNEASWTQVLDVLEFMSDVTSIPILLDGDTGYGNFNNARRLVRKLEQRQIAGVCIEDKQFPKTNSFINGHTQPLADIEEFCGKIKAMKDTQNDEDFMVVARVEAFITGWGLEEALRRAEAYGQSGADAVLIHSKRADLEEIEAFMKGWNSAVPVVIVPTKYYSVPTKRIKDLGVSVAIWANHNVRASLNAMQSISKQIFDAQNLLEAEGKVASVDEIFRLQGAEELQTAEQKYLPSGQVKRAGES